ATGCGATAGATCAGCATGAAATAGAGAATTAGGAGTACGGCTGAGCCAATAAATCCGTAATTCTCCCCGATGACGACGTAGATGGAATCGGAATAGGCATAAGGAATATAACCCATCTGCAAATAATAGCCGTCACCGCCGGTTAATCCTCCTGAGCCGATCGCCCGCATTGCATTTTTGACATGCCATGATTTGTCTGGATCGCTTGCAGGATCAAGAAAGGTCTGAATTCTGGCCATTTGATGCGGTTCTACGAATTTGGCGAGCAAGTCATGGTTCGCATAATAGAGCCACAGGACTGTACCGATCATCGTGATTACGATACCAAGGAATACAATCATATAGACCAGACGGATATTACCCATCCACAGCATGCTGAGCAGTACCCCGACGAATACCAGTGCAGTGCCCAGATCCGGCTGCTGCATAATGAGCATAATAGGAACCATAAAGACCAGGCAAATCGGAAGCAGATCACGGATTGGACGAAGTGCTTCCCCCTCACGCCTGCCAAGCATTTGGGCAACGAGCAGGATGGTAAATATCTTGACGATCTCCGAGGGCTGCAGCTGAAAACTACCGATATTCAACCATCGTACAGCACCATTGATATTCTCGCCGGTGAACTTGACCAGAATTAGCAATCCGATGCCCAGGCCATAGAAGAGATAGAGCCATTTGCCGAGCAGAATCTTATAATCAAACCAAGCAAGAGCCAGCATCGGGATGCAGAAGGCAATGAACAGATATATGTTACTGATATGAAGCCCTTCTAGCTTCGTCTCGTGGGTCGCCCCGTAGATCGAGATTGTTCCACAGGCAACCAGGCATAACAGAATGAACAGTGTGTATTTATCCAGCTTCATAATTTTGCGTTTAAACATGTATAGTACGACCTCAATCCTCTAACATACGAAAAATGCTAAAAATAGGCATCACAAATAGTCCAATGAGCGCTCATACGCCTTGTGCAGACGCAGTGCCCCGGACTATCTGATGGATCATAACAATCGGAGATATATTGTCCGATACTAGACCCTTATATGAAATTTGCGTCCCAATCAATTACTCAAGATCAAGCTTGCCGTGATACTCCTTCTTCTTTACGAGTTCTAATTGCTCATTTTTCAATTCATAAATATCCAGCCCATTGCCAGCCGCTCCTAATGACCAGCCGAGCGCAAGCTCCAGTCTACCATCGTGATTAATATCCGGGAACCCAGCATATTCAAGCCCATACCCAAAGCCCTTAATCTCGGATACGATTCGCCACGTATTATCTTGCTGCTTGAATAATGCAGCCTTCAATGCTTTTCCCGATGCCCTGTTCTCTTCGTATACGACGACAGCTTCATTTATTCCATCGCCATCCATATCTCCGAAGGAGATATCCTGTCCCTGTTCACCCTGCATAGGTACTATTAATTTCGCCTGGTCGGGCAGCAGCTTCATTAGCTCTTGACTGATATTGTCCCGCTGGAGACTGCTAACAGATGCAGGTGGCTTAATCATATCGATAGGCGTTGCCGGAATGCCGCAACCTCCGAGCAGCAATAACATCGTAACCAGGATTCCTATCCGATTCAGTCTCTGAAGCATGTTCATGATCATCCCCCTGACTGTTCAAGGTTAGTATCTATTTTAATCGCAGATGACCTGCAAGTGGTTATGAAAAAGTTAAATTTTATTCATTCAACCTTCTGAGCGCTGAAAACCGACCTGTATGAACCTATAGGCAGGAAAATATGAACCTTCGTTCCCTTTCCTACCGTACTGCTGATTCGTAATTCTCCGTGATGCAATTGAATGATTTGTTCGGATATTGCCAGGCCAAGTCCGCTGCCTGCGGCATGCTGATCCGCTTTATAGAATTTGTGAAGGACATTCGCCAACTTATCCTCAGCGATCCCTGCCCCTGTATCCTCAACACATATAACAGCATTACCTTGATTCCGATATGCCCGGATTACGATTCTACCGCGAGGATCGGTATATTTAAGTGAATTATCAAGCAGATTGATCAAGACCTGCTTAAGCCGGTTCACATCAGCTTGAACATGGGGAAGTTTTTCTATCACTTCTACATCTAGCGCCACCCCTTGCCTAACTGCTCTTGGGCTGAGTTGGCTGGCGATCTGCCGAATCAATTGCTCGAGATCAACAGAGGCAAATTGGAGAGTGATTCTTCCGTTATCCAATTTTGAGAAGTCAAGCAATTCATCCACCAAATGAGTTAATCGGTCGCTCTCCGCCTCAATGATATCGAGTCCTTCGTGAACAAGCTGCTGGTTGTCCCGCCCATTTGCTTTGAGAGTAATAACCCAGCCTTTGATAGAGGTAAGCGGTGTTCTTAATTCATGAGAGATGGAAGAGATAAAATCATTCTTCAGCTCTTCACTCTTTAAAATTCTCGAGGCCATCATATTCAGCGTCTCCGCCAAGGAACCGAGCTCATCCCGGTATCGCTTGCGTACGCGGATGCTGAAATCCCCTTCAGTCATCAGGTCCGCTGCATGCTTGAGATCCTTGATCGATCTTGTAATCGTCCAGGACAGCAGCAATCCGAGCGCAGTGACAATGGAAATGACAAGTAGGCCGACAGTGATCAGAATAACAGTGATCTGGTGGATCGTATGCAGCGTTGCAGTCAAGGAAGTAACGAATCTGACCTCGCCCAGCGTGACGCCGTCTTCAAGCGCTTGTAAAGGATAGGATACCGCTAATACCGGCTCATTCGTTACCGGGTCCTTTCCCTTCCATATTCCAGGTACGCCAGAGATAGCGGTCTGTACATCCGGATATTCCTTCATAGAGAGGCCCCCCTGAACACCGTTGGAATCTTGCAATAGCTGGCCAGATGGGGTAATAATCTGTACCTGGGCTTCGGAATTGTGCGCGAACCCACTTAATAGACGCTCCGACTGCGTCGCCAGATCCTCTCCCGCGAAATACTGCTGATAAAAAGAAGCTGATAGTTCAGCCTGATTCATCAAGATCCGCTCGACATTATGAAAATAATAAAACCTCACCGAAGCGATCAAGAAGATTTCAAGAATCAGCACGGTGAGGCAGATCACGACCATATAGCTTCCCACGAGCCTTTTTTGTATGCTCATGCTTCTTATCCGTCCTTCCTCCAGCGGTATCCGAGTCCCCACACCGTCTCAATCCACTGTGGATTGGAGCAGTCATCCTCAACCTTCTCACGGAGCTTGCGCACATGCACATCCACCGTCTTCGGATCACCGACGAAATCCTCACCCCAGACGAGATTCAACAATTCATTACGGGATAGTGCCGTGTCGGGATGATCCAAAAAGGTTCGAAGCATCTGGAATTCCTTCGGTGTCAGCTCAATAACTTGATCATTCTTGAACGCTTTATTGGAATTCATATCGATGCGGATCGGACCGGACTCCAGAATATGCCGCAACGAAGTCTGACGGTTGTCCGTACGCCTTAGTATGGCATGAATACGAGCGACAAGCTCGAGCGGGTTAAATGGCTTGACGATATAATCATCGGCCCCGATCTCCAGTCCTTTGATCTTGTCCAGATCTTGCCCGCGCGCGGTTAAGAATACAATAATGACAGAGGGATCCTTCTCCCTAATTCGTCTGCAGATCTCAAATCCATCGGTATCCGGCAGCATGATATCCAGAATGATCACATTCGGTTGATGCGAAGAATAACACTCTATGGCCGACTCGCCATCCGCAGCTTCATATACGGTAAATCCATTATGAGATAAATTAATTGAAATAAAGCGTCTGATATGATCATCATCTTCACAGACCAATACTTGATTACGCGCTATAGTATCCAAGATTTTGCACCTCCCAACCGTGGATGCGTTAACGATAAAGTGGATATTACTCGAAATTGCAGATGTTGTCAAAAATCGTAGAACTCAAATAGTCCAAACCCAGACAAGGCTTGGACTTGATCACTTAGCATTATATCTTATAACGACAACCCATCTTCTAGTAGGGTTAAAGATTCATCCAGGAGCTTTGCGAAATCTGCTTCAGGGTGCTCAGCACAATATAGCATCACTGAAAAATTAACTCCCATAATAGCACCGGCTAGCGTTCGGATTGCTAAATCGTCCTGCTTGCGTCCCATTCTTCTGGCAATAATTTCAGTAAACATCTGCATCGTTTGATTCCAATTTTTTAATGATGCTGCCCGTAGAGGCGGCACACTCATGATTAGCTGGTTGCGTTCATATACAGTCTTTAATTCATCTTGAGACAAACGGGCCATTATTGATGTCATTGCTCTACGCAAAGCTTGAAGCGGGCTAAGTTCAGGAGGCTGCTTATCAAAGGCAGAGATAAGAAGGGGATCATAATTATCAGAAATAACCACATCCTCTTTGGTTGCAAAATACCGAAAAAAAGTACTCGGTGATATCTCTGCCGCCTCGGAAATTTGCTCCACCGTAGTTTCTTGGTAGCCAAGTTCTTTAAAAAGTCGAAACGCATGCATCTGAACTGTGGCCATCGTTTTGGCCTTTTTGCGCTCTCGCAATCCAATGGTTTTCTGGTTACTTACTGGCATCTTGCTCACTCTCCAAAGGTTTTTTGCTCGAAGCATATTGAAGACCATCCGCAATGGACTTGTTCAATCGTCAGTATAGATAAGTTTAGCATGTTTCTAGAAAAGTAGGCAAGCTAGCAAACTTACAGGTCCCTTCGAACAATACCAGCCCATCCCGCGCAGCTTCCTGCTACGAATAGCCCCAATGCACCGGATACAGATATTACAGGTAGCCCCTCTCCTACACTTAGGGTGGCTGCATCAAACAATTGAAACAAGTTAGCCTTGGCCATCCACATGAAGCTTTTATTCATACCAGAGAGTATGTTGAATAAGAACATAATGGCTACGATACCAATCCCAATCGACAAGGCTCCTCGTTCTGAGTTCAGCCATGGCGATATTGCAAATCCAACTCCCATAAAAGCGAGTGAGGTCAATAGTCCTGCCAACATTATATTTATTACTGCCCAGGGTGTATTGAGCATACCGAGAGATTTCCCGATCAGTAAGACGATTCCTGTAGATACTGCAGCAATAATGATCACTTGAGAAATGTGTGCTAGCCATTTAGCCCAATAAATAGATGTTCGGCTATAAGGGAGTGTAAATAAGAACTCCACGCTATGACGATCCCGTTCTTTAACAATGGAGCCGATAGCCCAGCTCATAGAGAAAAATCCTAGGAGAAGCAAGAAAAACGTAAACGGTTGTCCGGATACCCATCCTTCAAAAGTGGAAAGATTCTCGGCGAAGCTCGCCAATCGCCCGTCACTTTCCAAATATGACTTGGAGGCTGCCGCCGGGATGGCCTGAAGAAGCCCTACGAAAAGTAAAGCAATCCAGAAACTTCTTCTATTCTGGGCCAACTCGTAACGGATCATTTTAGTCAAATTAGAGCCCTCCTGTCTGGTACATTAGCTTCCGAAGCATACTCGCACATAAATTTTTCCTCTAGTGACATTCTGCGTACGCTCAAATTCTTAACAGGCATACGAGACAGCATGGCAAGCACGGAACAAAGCTCTTTATCTTGAACACGGAATCGGTACACTCCGTCTTCGTACTTCGCCCTCGGATCCATTTGATATAGTTCTCGCAGCTGAAGGCCATCATCTTTGGGAAAGCAAGAAACCTCAATGAAATGATCACTAATATCGGATATTTCTGATACCGTTGATACTTGTCTTAAGCGGCCATCTCGAATAATAGCAACATGGTCGCATAATTTTTCAACCTCAGTCAGAATATGTGTTGAGAAGAACACCGTTGTTCCTTTTAACTCATTCCATTCACGGAGAATCTGAAAAAATTGTTGCTGCACAAGTGGATCCAGCCCCGAAGTTGGTTCATCTAAAATGAGCAATT
The window above is part of the Paenibacillus lutimineralis genome. Proteins encoded here:
- a CDS encoding FtsW/RodA/SpoVE family cell cycle protein, translated to MFKRKIMKLDKYTLFILLCLVACGTISIYGATHETKLEGLHISNIYLFIAFCIPMLALAWFDYKILLGKWLYLFYGLGIGLLILVKFTGENINGAVRWLNIGSFQLQPSEIVKIFTILLVAQMLGRREGEALRPIRDLLPICLVFMVPIMLIMQQPDLGTALVFVGVLLSMLWMGNIRLVYMIVFLGIVITMIGTVLWLYYANHDLLAKFVEPHQMARIQTFLDPASDPDKSWHVKNAMRAIGSGGLTGGDGYYLQMGYIPYAYSDSIYVVIGENYGFIGSAVLLILYFMLIYRMVQIVMDSRDLAGAYIVVGIIGMLVFQIFVNIGMLIGLVPLTGISLPFISYGGSSLLSNMIAIGLVLSVHIHGEEEPISN
- a CDS encoding sensor histidine kinase, with product MSIQKRLVGSYMVVICLTVLILEIFLIASVRFYYFHNVERILMNQAELSASFYQQYFAGEDLATQSERLLSGFAHNSEAQVQIITPSGQLLQDSNGVQGGLSMKEYPDVQTAISGVPGIWKGKDPVTNEPVLAVSYPLQALEDGVTLGEVRFVTSLTATLHTIHQITVILITVGLLVISIVTALGLLLSWTITRSIKDLKHAADLMTEGDFSIRVRKRYRDELGSLAETLNMMASRILKSEELKNDFISSISHELRTPLTSIKGWVITLKANGRDNQQLVHEGLDIIEAESDRLTHLVDELLDFSKLDNGRITLQFASVDLEQLIRQIASQLSPRAVRQGVALDVEVIEKLPHVQADVNRLKQVLINLLDNSLKYTDPRGRIVIRAYRNQGNAVICVEDTGAGIAEDKLANVLHKFYKADQHAAGSGLGLAISEQIIQLHHGELRISSTVGKGTKVHIFLPIGSYRSVFSAQKVE
- a CDS encoding response regulator transcription factor, whose product is MDTIARNQVLVCEDDDHIRRFISINLSHNGFTVYEAADGESAIECYSSHQPNVIILDIMLPDTDGFEICRRIREKDPSVIIVFLTARGQDLDKIKGLEIGADDYIVKPFNPLELVARIHAILRRTDNRQTSLRHILESGPIRIDMNSNKAFKNDQVIELTPKEFQMLRTFLDHPDTALSRNELLNLVWGEDFVGDPKTVDVHVRKLREKVEDDCSNPQWIETVWGLGYRWRKDG
- a CDS encoding TetR family transcriptional regulator, translated to MPVSNQKTIGLRERKKAKTMATVQMHAFRLFKELGYQETTVEQISEAAEISPSTFFRYFATKEDVVISDNYDPLLISAFDKQPPELSPLQALRRAMTSIMARLSQDELKTVYERNQLIMSVPPLRAASLKNWNQTMQMFTEIIARRMGRKQDDLAIRTLAGAIMGVNFSVMLYCAEHPEADFAKLLDESLTLLEDGLSL
- a CDS encoding ABC transporter permease subunit, with translation MIRYELAQNRRSFWIALLFVGLLQAIPAAASKSYLESDGRLASFAENLSTFEGWVSGQPFTFFLLLLGFFSMSWAIGSIVKERDRHSVEFLFTLPYSRTSIYWAKWLAHISQVIIIAAVSTGIVLLIGKSLGMLNTPWAVINIMLAGLLTSLAFMGVGFAISPWLNSERGALSIGIGIVAIMFLFNILSGMNKSFMWMAKANLFQLFDAATLSVGEGLPVISVSGALGLFVAGSCAGWAGIVRRDL
- a CDS encoding ABC transporter ATP-binding protein gives rise to the protein MSAILLRNLTKTYNGKRGVIDLNLKVERGEIFGFIGPNGAGKSTTIRLLLQLIAPTSGEIFVLGHRIHGDDPSLRRKIGYLPSEIRLYPDMSGHQVLSFAASVHGADLKKSRIHDYAERLQWNGKQKIKSYSLGNRKKLGILLSLIHNPELLILDEPTSGLDPLVQQQFFQILREWNELKGTTVFFSTHILTEVEKLCDHVAIIRDGRLRQVSTVSEISDISDHFIEVSCFPKDDGLQLRELYQMDPRAKYEDGVYRFRVQDKELCSVLAMLSRMPVKNLSVRRMSLEEKFMCEYASEANVPDRRALI